A genomic segment from Malus domestica chromosome 05, GDT2T_hap1 encodes:
- the LOC103434666 gene encoding putative cyclin-D6-1 has protein sequence MRSFSFPSSLLLSSNFCSNVLSLTSSFTPHNLQTQTTSSLVQNQINQKTEMDYEFDLQEHNSDAIPDLFTSETDHMPSQNFLSSSKHTGFYYTFRLEAISLFSQVQYSCNLDPFIPYLAINYLDRFISKRDIPQGKPWVSRLVKVSCLSLAAKMKNIPFSSSDFQRGESFVFDVQTVHKMELLILNTLDWRMRSITPFSFLHFFLSSLDLNDRPFTQALKNRASDIIFNAHTEIKFVEFKPSIIAASAVLSACHELLPLKFPFFKVSLSSFQNVNKESLLKCFNVMQEMVENEGLDTMSCTRTPASVLDRRLTRSEGEKTISTAATSTSTTKYTCVSVAAEKRHSKRRRLNGTFCSENMFKLSHHIRKC, from the exons ATGCGAAGCTTCTCCTTTCCATCATCATTATTACTCTCTTCGAATTTCTGCTCCAACGTCCTCTCCTTGACCTCCTCATTCACTCCTCACAACCTACAAACACAAACAACTTCTTCACTAGTTCAAAACCAAATCAATCAAAAAACAGAAATGGATTATGAGTTTGATCTTCAAGAACACAACTCCGATGCAATCCCAGATCTCTTTACCTCAGAAACTGACCACATGCCCTCCCAAAACTTCCTAAGCAGCTCAAAACACACTGGTTTCTACTATACTTTTCGCCTCGAAGCCATTTCTCTGTTTTCGCAG GTTCAGTATTCTTGCAACCTTGACCCCTTCATACCTTACCTTGCCATCAACTACCTGGATCGGTTCATATCGAAGCGGGATATTCCG CAAGGAAAGCCTTGGGTCTCAAGACTCGTGAAAGTATCTTGTCTATCTCTAGCTGCAAAGATGAAGAACATACCCTTCTCCTCCTCTGATTTTCAG AGAGGGGAAAGTTTCGTCTTCGATGTGCAAACGGTTCATAAAATGGAGCTTCTTATTCTCAACACTCTGGATTGGCGGATGAGATCGATAACTCCTTTCTCTTTTCTGCATTTCTTCTTGTCTTCGCTGGACTTAAACGACCGGCCATTTACACAAGCTCTCAAAAATCGAGCTTCGGATATCATCTTCAATGCCCATACTG aaattaaatttgtagagtTTAAGCCATCAATAATTGCAGCATCAGCTGTTCTATCTGCATGCCATGAACTGCTCCCATTGAAGTTCCCTTTTTTCAAAGTTTCCCTATCATCTTTCCAAAATGTAAATAAA GAGAGTTTGCTCAAATGCTTCAATGTTATGCAAGAAATGGTAGAGAATGAAGGGTTGGATACTATGTCCTGCACAAGAACCCCAGCGAGCGTTCTGGACCGGCGCCTCACTAGATCGGAAGGTGAAAAGACCATCAGCACCGCCGCCACCAGCACCAGCACCACCAAATATACTTGTGTTTCTGTGGCAGCAGAGAAGAGACACAGCAAAAGGCGTAGATTAAATGGTACTTTCTGCAGTGAAAATATGTTCAAGCTTTCTCATCATATTCGAAAGTGCTGA
- the LOC103434679 gene encoding uncharacterized protein — protein sequence MASSINPIPISFRKLWERWNLRGFIILSLTLQTILILCAPFRKRTPNLVLIFLVWSSYLLADWAAGFAVGLISNSQGDAKGLGDNEEDLLAFWAPFLLLHLGGPDTITAFALEDNTLWLRHFLGLVFQVIAAVYVFIQSFPTNKLWPPTLLLFLAGTIKYAERTRALYRASLDNFKESMLKKPDPGPNYAKLMEEYSSKIESKLPTYIELTAERSKESRTVTYVAEPGDMENNIAVVRHAYHFYEIFRGLIVDLIFSFHERFESRAFFHERSAEETFRLIAIELNFMYEALFTKAVVVHSKLGCLFRAISFTAVFIALVFFYKLEKKAFHKVDVGITYTLLYGALGLDSIAIFLVVFSEWTVTAMHKSWQKSWVATKILGNYLSLKRPRWSTEPTCLEWCRQILFRRWCESISSFNFIHYSLKEHRKLSPDIFDYLGIGYIAIINFFGLKDIRDKMKYRTSRPLTKGLWEFIFQELKAKSVLADDPETAKRISIARGDFILQDTEWNNAEHATLLSSIVDVDYDQSILLWHIATELCYNTEEEETADLESSKNETSRREISKTLSDYMLYLLVMQPSLTSSVAGIGQIRFRDTCAEAKKFFSRRKLPLRKGEENPTLCTVCKSILDVNTAVKPADVKGDRSKSVLFDACILAKKLKEMKTKKWDLMSQVWVELLSYTAGHCRANDHVQLLSKGGELVTFVWLLMAHFGIGEQFQINEGHARAKLIVGK from the coding sequence ATGGCTTCCTCCATCAATCCTATTCCTATCTCCTTCAGGAAGCTATGGGAAAGGTGGAATCTACGGGGCTTTATCATCTTAAGCCTAACATTGCAGACCATTTTAATTCTTTGTGCACCCTTCAGAAAGCGAACGCCCAACTTGGTTTTAATCTTCCTAGTCTGGTCATCTTACTTGCTCGCTGACTGGGCTGCTGGCTTTGCAGTCGGGTTAATCTCAAACAGCCAAGGTGACGCTAAAGGTTTGGGAGATAACGAGGAGGATCTCTTGGCATTTTGGGCTCCATTTCTTTTGTTACACCTTGGAGGTCCAGACACCATAACTGCATTTGCTCTTGAAGATAACACTCTGTGGCTAAGGCATTTTCTTGGCCTTGTATTCCAAGTTATAGCTGCAGTGTATGTCTTCATTCAATCGTTTCCCACCAACAAGCTCTGGCCCCCTACACTGCTCctgtttcttgcaggaaccatTAAGTATGCTGAGCGCACACGTGCTTTGTATCGTGCAAGCTTGGATAATTTCAAGGAATCCATGCTTAAAAAGCCTGATCCTGGACCAAATTATGCAAAGCTAATGGAGGAGTACTCCTCAAAAATTGAATCCAAACTTCCAACTTATATAGAACTCACAGCAGAACGTAGCAAAGAATCCAGGACGGTAACATATGTTGCAGAACCAGGTGATATGGAGAATAATATTGCAGTAGTGCGACATGCTTATCACTTCTATGAAATCTTCAGGGGTCTTATTGTGGATCTCATTTTTAGCTTCCATGAACGCTTCGAGAGCCGTGCATTTTTCCATGAAAGATCCGCAGAAGAAACTTTTAGATTGATTGCAATTGAGCTCAACTTTATGTATGAAGCTCTCTTCACCAAGGCGGTTGTGGTGCATTCTAAGCTAGGATGCCTTTTCCGGGCTATATCCTTCACTGCAGTTTTCATAGCCCTTGTTTTCTTCTATAAACTAGAGAAAAAGGCTTTCCACAAGGTCGATGTTGGAATCACCTATACCCTGCTTTATGGTGCCCTAGGCCTGGATTCAATAGCCATTTTCTTGGTTGTCTTCTCTGAGTGGACTGTCACTGCTATGCACAAGTCTTGGCAAAAATCTTGGGTTGCCACCAAGATACTTGGAAATTACCTCAGTTTGAAGAGACCAAGGTGGTCTACAGAGCCAACTTGCTTGGAGTGGTGTAGACAAATTCTATTTCGAAGGTGGTGCGAATCCATCTCTTCATTCAACTTCATTCACTACTCCCTCAAGGAGCATCGGAAACTGTCCCCTGACATTTTTGACTACCTTGGCATTGGTTACATTGCAATCATCAACTTCTTTGGCCTcaaggatattcgagataagATGAAATATCGGACAAGTAGGCCACTCACTAAAGGGTTATGGGAATTCATTTTTCAAGAGTTGAAAGCTAAATCTGTGCTCGCAGATGATCCCGAAACTGCCAAGAGAATATCTATAGCCAGAGGTGATTTCATTCTTCAGGATACCGAGTGGAATAACGCCGAACATGCTACCTTGCTGTCTAGCATTGTTGATGTTGATTATGACCAGAGCATCCTACTGTGGCACATTGCCACTGAATTATGCTATAACACTGAGGAGGAAGAAACTGCTGACTTGGAATCCAGTAAGAATGAAACTTCTCGCCGCGAAATCAGTAAGACCCTGTCGGATTATATGTTGTACCTCTTAGTTATGCAGCCTAGTTTGACGTCTTCTGTAGCAGGAATCGGACAAATAAGATTCCGGGACACATGCGCAGAAGCGAAAAAATTCTTTAGCAGAAGGAAGCTGCCGCTGCGAAAAGGAGAGGAAAACCCAACTCTCTGCACTGTCTGCAAGAGTATCCTCGATGTAAACACAGCTGTTAAACCTGCTGATGTCAAGGGGGATAGAAGTAAATCCGTGTTGTTTGATGCATGTATTTTAGCGAAGAAGTTGAAAGAGATGAAGACAAAGAAATGGGATCTGATGAGTCAAGtatgggtggaattgctctcgtATACCGCAGGCCATTGCAGAGCGAACGATCATGTGCAATTGCTGAGTAAAGGAGGAGaacttgtcacttttgtttggTTACTCATGGCTCATTTCGGCATAGGGGAGCAGTTCCAGATAAACGAGGGTCATGCTAGAGCAAAACTCATTGTCGGAAAGTAA